A segment of the Anopheles cruzii chromosome 2, idAnoCruzAS_RS32_06, whole genome shotgun sequence genome:
AcaaaactacacacacacacgtacattTAAAACGTCCTCGTTCTGCGCGCAGCCTTGTTACATTTCACTTCCCAAAGTAGATCGCTCGGATCGCTAGTTCTCCGCTCGCAGGGTGCAATCTTTTCATATCCTTCGTTCACCCCCATTATACGCCATGCCATGAGTCGCCTTTTCAGCATTTCGCGAAGCTTTCGCGGGTTAAACtccatcttcttctttcttgtCACTTCCGCGCCGTTTTCGAGATCTCGCGGAGATGTGCTAACGAAGGAACGCATGTTGGCAAAATGCATTTATTTCGTGTTCTCAGTGTTACAAACTCTTCTTTCctctcagtctctctctctgtctcctcGTGTTTctcttcgtttgcttctctttcCCGCAATTTCACGATACGAGTTGTGTGATAAAGCAAATGCAGTGCACCCAACTGTTTCTCTTGGCTGACACCATATGCCAGAGAAGCGTTTGTGAGAACTCGGCCTTATCGGTTTAGATTCCTTTAGTTTCCGTtttgaaaaagttttgaaGAAGAAACTACAACAAGTGGGCCGAAACTTTGAATATTTCGATCACATCAGCACCAGGATTCGGTAGAAGGCATAGTCAACTGTGTAGTTGGGCAGAGTTTAAAGTTTGCCAGACGAAGGTAAGACATGTTGGCATTCAGAACCCTTTTCTATTGCAAAGAAGTTGAAATGCCTAAGGGGGactaaaatggaaaatcagTCTCTTCGCTTGAGCTAGATCATTCTTtcgtcgatcgatcagatGGAGCTATTATAATCATATTCCAGGGACTAATGTGTCAACAAGAACAGTACCACAGTGACTCGTATCTTCTcgaatttgtttaaaaaagtCCAGCCAACGGTGGGTCAGCCACAGAGGCAAGGTTTTCTAGTTCGGGGTTATCACTACACACGCCAGCCACAGGACGCGCAACCAAAACCTAATTGAGACGAAAGGCAGTCAAACGATTCAATTATCATTTGCCAATTTCGTGTCGATTTGGAGTTGGTACGGCATCGTTATCGTTTGCTTAACATTGGGCGGCAATCGGACAAGACGCTGCCTTGGCGAACAATCGTACAGAGTAATAAGAACCGTCACAGCACGACTacagaacaaaaaatattCCCACTAAGCTGTAAGGAAGAGGCAGCGAAAATGTAAAGATTCCATTTACTTCCCATCCGCCGACCGTGTGGAATTTTTTGCGTTCTCAAGTCCCAGATTTCGTTTAGCCGTTCTTAAACAGTGTCGGGCCGCACCGATTTGTCGTTTGAGTTGCTTGAGCTACACTGCCGCCCCTTCGTTGACAAGATGGGACGCAGAAAGAGGAAATCAGCATCGATGCGATTGGAAAGTCTCGACGGAGCCCACTCCGTTCGTCATCGTCCAAAgggcggcccggcccgggtctgTTTGGCCATTTCTAGCCGAAGGTTCGCTCGGAAGTGGGGCGTTGCGCGGGGTCGGGCTCATCGAATGATTGGGCCCGGGGCATTCGCACTGGCTCGAATGGGGCAGGCCGTAAACTCGCAGTCGGGAGTTGATAGAATGTAAAAATAATTGGAATAGGGTTGCTGAATTTCACGAAGGCTGGATGTGAAGAATTGTGAAATGGAAGGAAGTTGAAAAAAAGCCCTGGCTTCCACCTTGttggaaacataaaatgctGAATGGAAATAGCACAAAATGGTGCGacccacagcacacacacagggacttGAGAAACGAAATATGCCAGaccgaacgaagaagaaaatccgCAAATCGTCGAAGTGTAGGCCGGAACAGGGGACTCGATGCACGGTGGAACAGAGCACATATAATGTGCGCTCACGTACTTGTACCATTTCCAcataaaatttgttttattttctgcttACTCACAACAAATTTAAATACTCCCGACTCTACGAGGCCCCCTTGTCCGCGGGGAAGCCGGATGAGAGATCAATTAGGAGGAACATACATATTTCTCCCGGCACTGTTTTGAACGAACCACCCTGCCGATGCTGGTGCTGTATGCTGACTTTGCTAACTTTGAATGCAATCTCCACTCGACAAGTCACCCGTGCCGTCGTCGATTGGAGGGCATCGACgttcgttttgattccgaaCTCCTCCCGCGGTCAACTCTCCCGGCGAAGCGTGTTTGGAGTGATTGCCATCCGTAGTGGTTGCGACCCGGAGCCAGTAAGCAAAATGAGGAACGGCGAGCTGCGGTAGCACCGGTACCTTCGATGCGTAAAAAGGGCAAAGAAAGGAGCCACGCAAATCCGCGTGGAAGAGTTAATAATGGCAAGATCCTTTGCACGGTACAACCGAATGCTATGAAAACTGAACCGCAGTACTCCGGTTGGTAAACGGATGAGAGGCAAAAACATATGTGCATTTGAATGCACTCACAGTCGTTTATATTGGTTCGCTATTGAATGGTCTAACGATTAAAGCCGCACTGTACGTTTCCGCAGTGAGAGAGAACTTGGAACGAAAACAAGTTTACGATTCACTTGTGTAAAAAGAAATATGCTCGGACGCTAGGACATTGTGTTGAGACTAAAGCATCCCTCTTAAAACCACGTCAGTTTTACGGCACAAACGCAACTGAACCTTTTGTAAAATATTCTGCCCGATGCAACTGAAATCGAGTATTAAAAGTGACGACAATCAAATGCTGTAAATGTCCGTAGAAAAGCCACTCCGTATGTGTGGTGGTTATTGTCGCTTTCTGTAACATTCTCCTCTTTACGCTGATTCGAGCCCTGACCCCTTTCTACTAATATGGTTCTCATGAGGCCGCTGCTGCGTGATGAAATACGACCAAAATTCGGTACACTTGATGTTTGAAGTTGAAGTAATAAAAAGTGAGCAATTCAATTAGCTTCTCACCCGGACCCACGGTTGCACGGAGGGCGTATGTTTTTGATCACTTTTTGCACCAAATAGGGACATCGAGGCTCCGCTAGGGCGACAATTATGAGGTGGAAAGCATTGTTGGGCGCCTTCTGCTCGCGTGGTGAAGTATTTGTGAAGGACTTTTTTGCAGCCCTCTGCTCGCGTGGTGGGAACTTTTATCTTTTTTGTCACTGTAGTGGCCTCGGGCAACAGATGGGCCAAGGCACGTGTGTGCAAAGGTttgtggggttttttttttatatccAAGCAAGCAATCTTGTCCCGTTCGAATGTGTGCACTTGGCCAATGAGCACCTCAGATGCAGTTGGTTGAAGAGTCTACTGCGCCAGTTGCTTCTTGAATGCTCTAGGACCCCTGCACCACGtgcgtgctgctgcttggtgtgcgtgcggaaCAGAAAAACTCGATAAATAATTCTACACACAGGTATATGGTTCAGTTAAGGATTTTTGATCTTTGTTCCACCATCGTAtattgtgtgttttatttcatgaTGTTTTTATACACTGGTTTTCGCCAACGATAACCAATGTGGACAACAAATTCACTGCCAAATAGTAGCAAAAATTCACATTCTTACCATAAAAACCTACGTGAGTTATGCAGTGTGCATTGCTACACCAAAACCGCTACTACATTTATCTAACAATGTTGCTAAAGAGAGAATTGAATTATTACAATTGCGTGGGGTAATAattttccatgttttgctAGTGGCGCTCTTTATCTAAATGatgtatattttatttaacgaTTCAATACTTCGTCCGCTTCGATTGAAACGTTTGAATTTGCCAGTGACTCTGCTCTCTAGAAGAATGCAGGAGGAGCGGACACATCAATACACCGAGGAACAAATTACAAGGAACGGAACATCCAAGGACAACAACACCGAGgaacaaacaaatacaaattTACTAAACTATTTTCGTGGATGCGAAACCACCTCGATTTTGGCTGacgcgaacgatcgattgaAACGGTCACCCGGCGATATTTGGTTACATAGAGAGACGATAATCACAAGACAAGTGATGAACTACCGTTGTACCGTCTACGTGAGTATCCGTTTATCGGAAAACGATCCATTTTAGTAGCCCATTTTCTGAACGGAAATGCGCTATATCTATTCTCGAAcgtttcctttttgctccCCCTGTATAGACGAATGCCAATAGAACTCTACTCGATACGAAGTCTTCCACTACCTCGCGCATCGCGACATCTACTGTACTACTCTACTACTTCCACTGggctgtgttttatttttgcaaggACACTGTTCCGTACCCATGTTTTTACTGTTTAATGCAAAGTAAACTGGTATCATGGCCTTTGAAGGTTAAACGTTGTGATTTAAAGTCTAATCACAAATGAACCATGGCTTGATGTTTCTTATCCAGagttttggatttttgtaACTTTTTGGTATTCAGCTGATCGTTTCCGTTTAATCAATTGGAATAATAAATACAAATAATCCACAACTAATGTGCGCCCAAACAGTTAGCAAGAACAATAGAAGCTTAAACACATATGCCTAAATACTAGACAAATGTGCATAAGATTAATTACGCAAATATTGGGTTTGTAATATACAGACTAGGGACAACAATGGCGATATTATTGTGGCAAAATTAGGCTACGTGTACAAAGTTGTGCTAAGGCAGATATGCTGTATTCTCTTCCAGTTCACTTTGAATTTCACGATCAGACATAGGAGTTTTAACTCTTTAATTCAGTAACCGTTTTCATAATTCTTAACTAAACtacgataaaaaaaataaaaaaaatatggcaacACGAAGCTAACTTTGGTATGGCATAGTTTTCGTGCGCTAGTGAATTGCACGCTATATGGTTGCCGCGTCTCCGACATCTTTTGGTTTTGTGCGTTCTCGGAAGGTACGAAGGAACAAATTGTGTGTTTTCCCTTCCAGGTTTTGGCAAACATGATTTTTGGTGCTGTTACCTCAACTAGCATTCGTGATCATCAAGGGGAAATGAGCAAAAACGAAGACCAATAATAATCTAATCCAGTTAAACCTCCACCAAAGAATCGTAACCGATTAAAGCGCACCTTCTTATAACAACAAAATAATGAGTTAGATTAAAGAAAATAGGAAATGCGAAAAAGAGCATTGAAAGAGAGGAAATGATGTTAGTGTGCAGCATTTTTAGGGACCATCAACTGTAAGATCCTGTCCCCCAACAATACATGTGCCACTGTTTCAGTTGGTCAGATCCTCGAGCAGCTCTTCAGTGCTACGGTTAGCGCTACGGAAGCCCTCCATGTAGGCCGGTGGTACCGTCCACTCCAGCAGCTCCTGCACGTTCAGTTTCAAGCGTTCCAGCGCGTCGTATGTTTTATCATCCACCACTTTTCGGCCAGCGCACTTCAGGGAGTCGATTAAAACGTTATCGATAAGCCGCTTGTCGAATCCCAGCTCCTTCAACCGATCGTCCGTGGAGATCTTCTTGAGCAAAATGGCGACCAAAAAACGCATACGAGAGATGGTCATCGGCGGATCGATACCATTGTTCTCCGTCGGGCGGTACTgtaaaaaaagagaaaaaagaacatgAACACTCGAGTCGAAAAAGATTGTCGCCAACGGTCCGCGGCCTGCTTACCATTGGATCCATCAGATTGTCCAAATTTTTCACCGCTGCGGGATCATTGTAGCATGCCGTGACGTGCAATTGGTAATCCATCTTGGTTTTGAAGAACTCTTTGCACTTCTGGCAGAGGTAGGATTTGTCCTGCTGGTGGATAGACAGCATGTGTTTCTTCAGATGCGGCAGCTGGGAAAAGCTCGACGGGCAGAGCGGACACTCGAACGGTTTCTCGCCCGTATGCTTCCGAATGTGCAGCTTCAGGACGCTCGAGTGCGCGAACGCTTGCCAGCAGACCTGTCAGCGGAGACGGGATGAACATAGGCAAATTAGTAAAGGACATTTGACAGCAACACACCGGACTCGTTACCTGACAGCGGTAAGGCCGTTCGCCGCTGTGAATGCGCTGGTGCACGATCAGCTGCGAACGCTGCGAGAAAACGGACCCACAAACGGCACATCCGTGCGGTCGTACCTTTAGGTGGGTTCGCATGTGCTGTGGCAAATGTCCCTTgaacattttattgcaaatgTTGCAGTGGAACGCTTTCAGGTTCGCGTGGTAGCAGAGGAGGTGCTTTTTCAGTGCGTCCGGCCGATAAAAGCCCCGGCCACAGATGTGGCACGTGTAATCGCGAATTTCCATGTGGCTCTTCAGGTGCATCTTCAGATTGGCCGCGCACGAGAAGGCCGCCGTACACTGGTCGCATTTGTGCTTCTTTACCCCGTTGTGCGTCGCCAAATGTTGTGTCAGCTAAAAGGGATAAAAAACGGAGAAGGAGAAGCCCGAACCGAGGGCCGGAGGGTAAGTACAGATGAAACAATGTACATCATCAAAACCCCAAACTGTATTTGCCGTTTATAAATTGAATCCCGCACGCGCTACTCCCTATTTTTTGAGGATAATTTTATCGCGGAACCTCGGCCGAGTCGGCCGTACCACGCCGCTCTTTCGTCCTTCCACCCCCCCAGGGCTGACTGGGCCTGAGCTAGGACGTAagaggaaaaaacaaataaccaaAACCGTGAACGGCAGCGTTCGGAGAGAAATGGAACGCAATCGTCCCGAGGCTACACACCCGGCCACGCTGGGAGAAAAAGTTAGGAAGTTTGCCGTTGACAGCTTTCACCCGGCGGAAAGAAACAATTCCTCCCGCTCGCGGTAGAGGgtataaacaaacaaatcggcGAGTTTGTATTGTATTATCGGAGCACCAAACCAAGGCTGTACATATTCCACCGTAATTAGAGGCTTAAGAGGCATTAcagccgtttgttttgtttctgaaTCATGAACGCTTTTCCAGACGAGCAGATTAGAATAAAACTTGAACTTCAAATGCTGGGCAGTTATGATACGGATTATACGGATCACAACTAGGGAAGCATCCTTCcacatatttttgtttaataaaaaaatcaattcaataTATTGCCAAATAGTATAATCTAGTTGAGCCACCGATGGCACCCCGATCGCTTCTTGAAGGTCCCCAACCGAAGATATGCAATGTCGATGaaccatacaaaatctggacCCGGCTGACCAATATGCTGCCGCACTGTTTCAGGACTCTAGTTTTTCCTAAACCCGCACGGAATGAAGCCCCCCCTTTTCCCTGGCATCCatagttttctttctttgtcaATCTCTTTTTACCACTCGTTCGCTTATTTACTTTCTCTTGGGTGACCCCTCAACTGCAGCCAGGATTCCAGCCTCACGAGCGTGTATATTCTTGGAAATTATTTGCCTGTTTCTGACACTCCCTCACGTTCTAGCGTCACTGCTTCCCCTGGTATGTCCCGCTTTAAACGAGGCCACCGATTCCCCGTGTCGACTGTTTGCTTCCGTTCAAACCTTGACAGGCAATATCTCCGTGTGGCGCGCCACGTTGAATTTTCCCGTTTCTGAAGGCAGTTCGCTCCTTCCTCCGTCACTTAAGGGGCCAAACGAGCGGACGGAATCTCGTTCCGTCTGTTGGATTTCAAATCATCGCTCCAGTCAACAAAGGTGAAGTCGGCCGAAAACCTTCCGCTGCAGGGccaaatttaaacaaataagCGCGTGGGTTCAGACACGAGTATGACAATCTTCGTCAGCGTCTTGCACGTGCCTGGTAATCAGGCACGGTTTTTAATTGGATAATTATAGTGATGGGATATTTCGATTTCTaccaaaaagaaagagaaaagtttCGAAGCCAGTCTAATTATTTCCATTACCAAACACCGCCAGGCCTTTGGAGTAAACTGCTCCAGTTGTGCCGCATGAAGGCGCATGAACATTTGCGAACGTGCAAAGTGTTCGTCAGCATAAAAACAGCCCCCGGTTTTCCGCTAAAAATCGGTGCTCCTTGGCCCGAAAAAGCTCAAGACTAAGACACGGTGACGGGGTGATTGTAATCAAAAACATGATAAATTGATTACTTACACAAATATTGCCACGTACCGTGTTTACCAGCGCGCTTTTCCGGACCTCCGCAAGAAAGGTCGGAGGAATGGAGCGCAATTTCCCTGTTCAAAGCAATCGACGGCTCTGGGCGTCAGAAACGGTCTTCAGCCCTGCACCGTATTCAAGAACATCATCTTCAAGTAACCGAAAGTTAAACGTTCGTTACAGCACCCGGTTTCCCTGTTGGCCCACCGGTCTGTGACACATATCTCTGTGCTCGACGTCAAATTCCGTTAGATGTCCCTCCGTTAGCCTCTACCTTATATCCTTtgcatttcgttttttttttactttttacgCTTCTTTTATAAGAAACAACAATATCATGAGACCCAATTGTCTTCATCTCCAGTCGAAAATGTTTGCGAAGAACAAATACAGCGTGCTTGGAACGAAAATTCCTTTCATGTTGCAAATACGCACTCCGACACATCCCTATGGGGCAACAACAATGTACAATAATTGGATCATATGGTACGTTATTGACGACCGACGAAAACAGGGACCCAACCCGTTAGTGGCAGCCAAGTCTACCGGCAACATTAGTATGTCGGTTTTTTCTGGGACGTGCTTTTTGTTGAATTTACAGCACTAATGATGGCGATCAGAGCCTACAACCAGCAGCGACACGTGTTTCGTTACCTTCAAAGAAGTATTTTCATTCGCCAGCTAGCCACTCGGTACAACGTTTACGGATGCGGCATTGGAAAATGGCCCCCGACACACATCATATCAGAAACAAATCCAATCACAGCCACTGTTTAACCTCGTGGCGAATTTATCCCAAAAGTTCACTCACCTGTCCTCCACGGGCGAAGGTTTTCGCGCACAACGGACAACTGTACGGTTTCTCGCCGGTATGTATCCGCATGTGGAGCCGCAGTCGTTCCTTTATTGGGAACGATTTGCCGCACAAATCGCACGTGTACTGCTCGTCCGTGCCATGCTGGGAAGCGATGTGGTTCTTCAGGCAGCCCGCCTGCCGGAACCGGTTGTTGCAATGCGGACATGGGTAGGGGCGCTCGTTGTTGTGAATTCGCAGGTGCTTCCGGAGATCGTTCGTGCCCATGAAGTCCTTTTGGCACACCGCGCATTGGTACTGCTTTCGCTCCTTGCGCTTCCGGCCGCGCTTCGACGGTTTGctgttgtggctgctgctgctgctgctactgttggcTGAATCCGCTCCGGCGGCCTCACTTATCAGTTGCCTCTTCACCGCCGTCTTATCATCTTCACCGTCGTCTTCGCCGTCACCGGACGACGTTTCGGCACCGTTGTAAGACATCGACGCCTTCTCCACAATATACGATGGTAACTCGCCGATCGACAGCTCGGCCGAGGACGATCCCTCTTCCTCCCGAACACCGGCTGGGGAGTTGTCGACCAGCGAGATCTTCCTTTTGCTGGCACCATTATTGCTGTTGATCTTGTgttcattgttgttgttgttgttgttgttcgtggGGATCTCTTCGAAGGAGGCAATTTTCGGAGAGTGCTTGCCTACGTATCGTGACATTCGTGTTTGGCGCGTAGACTTTTTCATCGCGAAGATTGTTGGGGGCCCGAGTCTTCTCTCTAGAGGTTCTTTCGTTTACGACACCGTTTCACCGttacaccaccatcaccgagaGCGAGACCGTTACCGCAGGTTGTTAGTAATAACGCAAACAGCACCGGTGACACACGCGCCGCCAACGTGTTATCGTGTTAGTAGGTAACAGAGTACAAGAGTTTAAAGAACTGATAACAGTGTCACATCATCCCGTCACCACGCACCACTGGTTAGAATTGTAGAGAACCAAAGattaacaccaccaccacgagtaATGGAAATAATTGCACTAACAcatcgttttattttcgacCACTAGGAGCGTTATTAAAAAGACAGTTAGATCCTACGTGTGAAAGGGTTAGCTGATTTAATCTACATGGCAAAGACTAACACATAACTGTCCACCAATCTGCGCTTTTTGCTTCAACTGAAAGGGTTGATTTCGATATCCGAAGGACAGAGACGACGCAGACGACCGACTGTCCGACAATACAAAAGTTCTCTTGGCATCAAACAATGTCAATCGGTAGTAAACCTTTTGCTTTGAATTCCGTTTTCTGGCCGTCGCTGTGGCCACTGAGTGACTTCTGTACGATGATGGTCGTGGTGGAGCAAACCGCGCGTGAATTATGCATGCACCACATTTCCGATTCCTGACCGTAGCAGCagttgtttgttggttggtaCGGCTTCTCTTCGATTCTGCGCCTCGATGTTGATCGAGTCACGTTGGCCAGCAAACACGCTGCTGACCTATGAACCTCTTACGCCTCTTTACTGGCGCGACCAGCAGTGTGTGGAATCAAGGCACCAATTTCTGTTACAACCTAGAAGCCTGCTGATCGTTCGAGGGCTCGTAATAATCTATGACCCAAAGGTTGGCTTGTATAATCTTCACTGATCAGTCGTCCAAAACCCTGTCGATCAGTTGTTGTTTTCAAGCCTGCAAAAGGGCAGTTAGATGAAAGTCAAAGATTCGTTATAAAAGACTATCGGAAGAAAGTAACAAAGTGCCATTCCAAAACTTCTACCACAAGCATACAACTTCACATTATTCTCGTTGGTTAAGAGCGTTTTCCTGCTTCCTGAACAGCATCCACACCAAATAGAATAGAAACGAATAGCAGCACAACAGTTTTCGATAAGctgaacaaacaaatatttatcatGTTTATTTATCATACTTATCTTTTCATCGAAAGAAGGGGTGAGTGGACTCACGAAAGATCCGATAGCATGGGCGATAAGCGCCGAGGTCAAACGCACTCCGGGTTCGTGTTCTAAGGACCGGTCACAGGGACGGTGATTTCAATGGCAACCTAGGACACCTCATGCCGAAAGCGTGCACAAATACAAATGCAAGACACGCATTGAAGGCCAACGCTAACGACATTAAAAGGGGAAGTTTCTCGTACCACACAACCAAAGTTGGTTTAAAGTCGCACAAAAACCTCAACCAGAGGGCAAGGTGGAAACCCGAAACAAGGGATCGTTAGGATCGTAATTTCCATCGTTTTGTCGCGTGACCGATGGGTTGTGGTTGATAAAGAAAGTAATAGAAGCATTTTATACGCACATCACCACTTAATAGTTCTAGATTGACCTTTCCGTTAAATCTTTACATTTTCCTGGCATCGGATGATTATTCTTCGTGGGCAATCTCTGCCTTAGATCGATCGCGACGCTTCCTGTTCTTCCTCTTCGACAAACATTCAAGAACATTTCCAGCTAGCCTTTCTGTGAGTCACATGTGCGCAACACATTTTGGCCAATCCCCCGGCCCCCGCCCTCACTCTCAACAAAAATCGTTCATATTTTCTGCGACGAAATTACTTTCTTTCTCTGCCTCTTGTCCGCATGCGCAGACCCTAAAACGAACCATTCTCGAGAGGTTGGTGTCGAACCGGACACGACGACTCAGAGAAGTCGGCTACTTGACGAGCCCGACCTGCACAGTAAATAAGTTCCAACGACACATTGCGTTCAAATCTTTATGCTTCTTCTTGctgggctggtggtgggcagCCGCCAGTCGCcggaaaaaacacacacatccagTAGGTGTTACACATAGATGCGAGTTTGTTTGCATTAAGTCGAAAGATCTTGATCGTTTCCCCTCCTTGGTCCGTTTTTCCCGGAGCAACGATCGAAGCGTAGAGGAGCGGTCCGCCGGGACATgtgcacgtgtgtgcgtgcgtataTATATGTAGAGCCGTGCGGCTTTGGCTTTATGACTTATGCTTATGTCAGCAAAAAGGAAGCCGTCGTTCCATCCGCAACCCGTATCTATCAACGGGttcactgctgctgcggcagcgaTTCCCTCCATCCCACCGCAAAGCACAGCACAGAACCATTTAGAGCTCAGCGTGTGGTGGTTAACTGCGTGGTGTGTGTTCGTGAAGCGGGTGCATTTTAAGGGAAACATCTTCGCCAGCATCACCACCCCGACCGTGAGGGTGTGTTTCCAGCAAAACGGCCACAATCTTCTACAATCATGAGGTTGCCTCCTCCATCCGTACACTCTTGTGTTGGGGGACGGAATACCGGAATACGCAATGCTTGaatgattaaaaacaaaacctacgGGGAAGGAGTGCCGTTGACGGCCGAATGCCCATGCGCGCGCAGCTCTTTCTCGAAATCGTTTCGGCGATCCTCGCATGTGTGTGAATCGCCGCCGAGGATCGGAAATGGTTCTTGGTGAGGTTATGGATTTCTGTTTTGCGAGCACGCTTCTATACGGTTGTAGTTGGCgtggaaaaaacggaaagaagcATCTTGAGCTGTTGCCATGACTACTACTGGGTTTGGTATGTGACGCATATGTTCTAAATATAACCAGACATCCGAGACTTCATGCCTGGCTGACTCCGAATGATCGGGGAAATTTACCACAAAACACCATAAGGTTCAATCCGTTTCTGTCGTTGATCGTTAAGTATCGAAAAGCAACCCACTTTAATGTGGACCAATCTGTAACCAAATTACCACAAGAGTTGTATAAAAACTGTAACAAGTCGTCACAAACTACGCTTTCCCAATAGCAGAGAATACGATGTTTTCTGGATAGTTAAAAATGTGTGCATGAAGAGCGAAACATATACTTTTTGTTAATCCCTCTGTCTCCCCGGTTGAAGTCACAGGGTCTGCTGAAGGTCAGAAATGTCACAGCACACAAAGAAATCCGGGCTTAGCAAATTACCATATCACCCAATGCTGGAGCCCAGTCGTGCTCCTTGGATGCCCTCTGGGTTCAcaaatgttttgtgtgtttctttgaaaaatgaaataaacggGACACACTTATGCCTTTGTGGTTCAACAGCGATCAAACGAGGCAAACGGGCGACGCATCAATCGATTCCACACCGTCTAACGCCCAATCGACCGCTTCGTTAAATAGACGGTACTTAATTGAAGTCTCTGGCCTCACGCAataccgaaaaagaaaaaacgcgACAGTTCGTAGCACAGCGCAGCTCGCTGTACAGATATGTGTTGAGCTTGCGTAAACATTCTTATCAAAACGGGTCACTTCTCCCTGAAGCACACATTCCCCtgtgctctcgctctctcacacactgCGCCCGTGCAAGGTTTCGTTAGGTCAACGCGAAAAAAGAATTTGAACGCATCATCCACCAACGAACCTAACTTCGTGCAATTCGCGAAACTGTAGCGAACTTCAATTATGATAACACGATACGAAACTGTGTCGCACACCGGGTGACTCAATGCCTCATTTCACGGACGCGTAGTACCTTCCAGTTGGCCAAGTATTAAATGTAGCGTATGGTTCGCTTTGTGACCAATGAATTTATGTTATCGTCTGCCACTATTCGTTCGTTCTATTGGACACTTTTGGGGAAAACTAAACGGTGCTCAAGATCACACGACAGCAGCACATGAGGCACGCACAA
Coding sequences within it:
- the LOC128267517 gene encoding zinc finger protein 436: MKKSTRQTRMSRYVGKHSPKIASFEEIPTNNNNNNNNEHKINSNNGASKRKISLVDNSPAGVREEEGSSSAELSIGELPSYIVEKASMSYNGAETSSGDGEDDGEDDKTAVKRQLISEAAGADSANSSSSSSSHNSKPSKRGRKRKERKQYQCAVCQKDFMGTNDLRKHLRIHNNERPYPCPHCNNRFRQAGCLKNHIASQHGTDEQYTCDLCGKSFPIKERLRLHMRIHTGEKPYSCPLCAKTFARGGQLTQHLATHNGVKKHKCDQCTAAFSCAANLKMHLKSHMEIRDYTCHICGRGFYRPDALKKHLLCYHANLKAFHCNICNKMFKGHLPQHMRTHLKVRPHGCAVCGSVFSQRSQLIVHQRIHSGERPYRCQVCWQAFAHSSVLKLHIRKHTGEKPFECPLCPSSFSQLPHLKKHMLSIHQQDKSYLCQKCKEFFKTKMDYQLHVTACYNDPAAVKNLDNLMDPMYRPTENNGIDPPMTISRMRFLVAILLKKISTDDRLKELGFDKRLIDNVLIDSLKCAGRKVVDDKTYDALERLKLNVQELLEWTVPPAYMEGFRSANRSTEELLEDLTN